Proteins co-encoded in one Dehalogenimonas sp. WBC-2 genomic window:
- a CDS encoding regulatory protein (putative regulatory protein, FmdB family) has translation MPIYEYRCMDCRKKFDLLRPMSQSTDPAECPTCKGQSKRIASNFMAKGSGGQSLGGGGGCTSCSSSSCSSCH, from the coding sequence ATGCCTATTTATGAATACCGCTGTATGGATTGCCGCAAGAAGTTCGATCTGTTGCGGCCTATGAGTCAATCAACGGACCCGGCTGAATGCCCAACTTGTAAAGGTCAGTCCAAGCGTATCGCCTCCAACTTCATGGCCAAAGGTTCCGGCGGCCAGAGTCTTGGCGGCGGTGGCGGCTGCACCAGTTGTTCTTCTTCATCATGTAGCAGTTGCCACTAA